The Methanocalculus natronophilus genome window below encodes:
- a CDS encoding sulfide/dihydroorotate dehydrogenase-like FAD/NAD-binding protein, with product MYTITSSARLAENVYELWIEAPHVSRNAEAGQFLVLRINETGERIPLTISGVADDRVRVIFMTVGTTTEKLAQLKAGDTILDVVGPLGKPTEIKAYGRCVLVGGGVGIACLPIIAQALKNAGNTVTGIIGARTRDLLILEDELRGICDDLIVTTDDGSYGIKGFAAGPLQEICETRPPDAVWVIGPAIMMKVTSGVTKPFGIPTFVSLNPVMVDGTGMCGSCRVVVHGETKFACVDGPEFDAHAVDFDLLMSRQRFYLAEEKESREHYHAGGCGCGGEQ from the coding sequence TTGTACACAATAACATCATCAGCACGCCTTGCAGAAAACGTCTATGAATTATGGATTGAAGCCCCGCATGTCAGCAGGAATGCAGAAGCGGGGCAGTTCCTTGTCCTCCGGATAAACGAGACAGGAGAGCGGATACCCCTCACCATATCAGGAGTAGCTGACGATCGTGTCAGGGTTATCTTCATGACCGTCGGGACAACAACAGAGAAGCTTGCTCAGTTGAAAGCAGGCGACACCATCCTTGATGTAGTTGGTCCTCTTGGAAAGCCTACAGAGATCAAAGCATATGGACGGTGCGTGCTTGTCGGGGGCGGTGTCGGTATTGCATGCCTCCCAATCATCGCCCAGGCACTAAAAAATGCCGGGAATACAGTGACCGGGATCATTGGTGCACGAACACGGGATCTCCTGATTCTCGAGGATGAGCTGCGTGGTATCTGTGATGATCTGATCGTTACCACCGATGACGGCTCATATGGGATCAAGGGGTTTGCAGCAGGTCCATTGCAGGAGATCTGCGAAACCCGGCCACCGGATGCAGTCTGGGTGATCGGGCCTGCCATCATGATGAAGGTGACTTCAGGCGTGACAAAACCCTTTGGGATACCGACCTTTGTCTCACTGAACCCGGTTATGGTCGATGGAACAGGCATGTGCGGATCCTGCCGGGTGGTCGTGCATGGGGAGACAAAATTCGCCTGTGTGGATGGGCCGGAGTTTGATGCCCATGCCGTTGACTTTGATCTCCTGATGAGCCGCCAGCGGTTCTACCTGGCTGAAGAGAAAGAGTCACGCGAACACTATCATGCAGGAGGATGCGGTTGTGGAGGTGAGCAGTAA
- the arcS gene encoding archaeosine synthase subunit alpha: MTQFEIRRRDGLARSGIFTHGETTLETPAVIDPEAQFIDLETRSHSNIPLQADEAFVAAYFEESTGEPIPVHPLRMSGVSSGDAVLFPCWHTALANPRAYADWIEAFIRELPPDAARYAPASALPSNVSMLIATGFDLFDTRAVDLRSAQGLFCTPLGIYPGSWMHEGICACPGCGNEDLLEHNRLALRSEIALAAAHLKQGDLRELIESRSRSDAALVALLRHLDTKTSFTEIAAPIARKTTFRAYTAESMNRPEVIRFARRTITRFTPSHTDTCVLLPCSARKPYSFSQSHKKFNDAIQGRADALIVTSPLGVVPRELEAVYPAAHYDVPVTGYWDHEEIHLLSGILASYLNAHPYERIIAHLEGGAREVAQRAAESAGVRLQETCRDGRPTSRESLDNLAAALSGGRKRSVDQISATIQWQFGRTVDTKGMMIKGKGLNRKVMLGRRQLFSIDPTSGLLRPTFDGWELLPGCYQVKIDDFVPHGDILAPGVISADPGIRDGDEVFVVGEGIVATGRAMMPADEMVRSKRGVAVRLRKVKKSEE, from the coding sequence ATGACACAGTTTGAGATCAGGCGCCGTGACGGGCTTGCGCGGAGCGGTATTTTCACGCACGGGGAGACAACCCTTGAGACACCTGCTGTGATCGATCCTGAAGCACAATTTATCGATCTTGAGACGAGAAGTCATTCAAATATCCCACTCCAGGCAGATGAAGCCTTCGTTGCGGCATATTTTGAAGAGAGTACCGGGGAGCCGATCCCTGTCCACCCACTCAGGATGAGCGGCGTTTCTTCGGGAGATGCGGTGCTCTTCCCATGCTGGCATACCGCCCTTGCAAATCCAAGAGCTTATGCAGACTGGATCGAAGCGTTTATCCGGGAACTGCCCCCGGATGCCGCCCGGTATGCACCAGCATCTGCCCTCCCCTCCAATGTCTCTATGCTGATAGCAACAGGCTTTGATCTCTTTGACACCCGTGCAGTCGATCTGAGATCCGCCCAGGGGCTCTTCTGCACCCCTCTTGGGATCTATCCGGGATCCTGGATGCATGAAGGGATCTGTGCCTGCCCCGGATGTGGAAACGAGGATCTTCTGGAACATAACAGGCTTGCACTCAGAAGCGAGATCGCGCTTGCCGCTGCCCACCTGAAACAAGGCGATCTCCGCGAGCTTATCGAATCACGCAGCAGATCAGATGCGGCGCTCGTTGCCCTGCTCCGCCATCTCGATACAAAAACCAGCTTCACCGAAATTGCAGCACCAATTGCAAGGAAGACCACCTTCAGGGCCTATACAGCTGAATCAATGAACCGGCCCGAGGTTATCCGCTTTGCAAGACGCACCATTACACGATTTACTCCTTCACATACGGATACCTGTGTTCTTCTCCCGTGTTCTGCACGGAAACCCTACTCCTTCTCCCAGAGCCATAAAAAGTTCAATGATGCGATCCAGGGACGTGCGGACGCCCTGATCGTCACCTCTCCTCTTGGAGTTGTTCCCCGGGAACTTGAGGCAGTCTATCCGGCAGCCCACTACGATGTCCCGGTGACCGGGTACTGGGACCATGAGGAGATCCATCTCCTCTCGGGGATCCTCGCTTCCTACCTGAATGCCCACCCATATGAGCGGATCATCGCCCATCTTGAGGGAGGCGCACGTGAGGTTGCACAAAGAGCAGCTGAATCTGCAGGAGTCCGGCTCCAAGAGACCTGCAGAGACGGACGCCCCACCTCACGGGAGTCACTTGACAATCTTGCCGCAGCGCTCAGCGGGGGCAGGAAGCGGTCTGTTGATCAGATTTCAGCAACGATCCAGTGGCAGTTTGGACGGACTGTTGATACAAAAGGGATGATGATCAAAGGGAAGGGGCTAAACCGGAAAGTGATGCTGGGCAGGCGTCAGCTCTTCTCAATTGATCCCACAAGCGGCCTGCTCCGCCCCACCTTCGATGGATGGGAGCTGCTTCCCGGCTGCTACCAGGTAAAAATCGATGATTTTGTCCCACATGGAGATATACTTGCACCAGGTGTCATCTCTGCTGATCCCGGGATTCGTGATGGTGACGAGGTGTTTGTAGTCGGGGAAGGGATTGTTGCTACAGGGAGAGCCATGATGCCGGCTGATGAGATGGTCCGGTCAAAACGCGGTGTGGCTGTCAGGTTGCGTAAAGTAAAGAAGTCTGAGGAGTAA